The stretch of DNA CTGCgtaaagacagcgagcaactctgctgttcagacacccaggggaagctcattccaccactttggtgccaggacagaaaaaagcctggacgcttgtcttccaaggatcttaagggatggtgaGTCAAGCCGggccgtacttgaagctagaaaggctcttggtgcagatcggcttttgaccattgctatcatgtacagaggggctggtccgttcttggctttgaaggccagcatcagggttttgaatctgcagctacaggaagccagtgacgAAAactcagcagtggagtgacatggctgaatttaggaacattgaagacgacccgtgctgctgcattctggatgagttgcaggggcatgatggtgcgcagagggggaccagccagaagagagaaCTTACCTTCTACACTGACGAATGCAATCCTAATGGTGGGGCCATATTCTTTTCCACAGACTACTGTTTAGTGTGACAGAGTGCAGTTCGGGAGGACTCTGCCTCAGTAAATGCATTGGGGACTCTCAGGGATCTGTAATCACTACAGCAACAACAGAAACTACTATAACTCCATATATTGGTCAATGTGCTGTGAACATCAGTACCAAGTCTGGGGTTGCTGCAATGTGTGATATTTGATAGGTTTGCCACAAGCTTTTGAGTCTATACAACTTGTGAGACTCGAGTAGTACAGACCAGTTTCGTGTCCGAACTTGGCTTCTTCttgttttgcactgaagctacactacgtccaaatgtttgtggacaccccttttaatgaaggcattcagctacttttaaagtagaaaccattgctgacacagacatgaacaaatgcacacacagcttgtctagtccctgtagagatcagacaatagaataggactgtctgaagcagataaacatcactTATTGGCACTATacctaatgccaagcatgggctggagagtataaagcccccacagaagacagtaaagacagttactttaAGAAAGAATAAGAACCACAAattcagaaggaacaatgaatgtgcaggtgtcctaatacttttgtccatatagtgtacaagactaacaagcaatggaagctgaTCTCTAGATCATCTCAAATAGgcatgcttatatatatatatatatatatatatatatatatatatatatatatatatatatatatatatatatatataaataaaagctcATAAGCAAGTCTATCTCAGATTACTTAGAACCTATGGACAGGTCTTGAGGACATGGCTTGAGCTAAAGGGTGGGTATATAAGGTTCCATTACCTTTTTAGCTATTTCAAAGCTAAAGACGTAAACGCCAGACTTCAAAAAAGTCTCTGCTCATCAAGTATACTTCAGAGTTTACTATTTATCCTGACAAGTACTGAACATCAAAATCAACACAAGAACTGTTTGGTAATCAGCTAATGAGTCGGGCCAGGTGTGGTAAATCAGGGAACACTCTGCAGGGACGCTGCTTTTCCCTCCTCCACTCAGTTATCCATtagtttgacagatgatgttcATCAGGAGCTTTAGTCTAAAAGCTGACGCAACACAGTTTATTTAAAAAGGACCCATTTGCcacattttcttgtttttaaTTCCCCCCTGAGGTCCACCTACAATGTGTGTGGGCCTACATGCAAATAACAGGCTTATTTATTTGGCATAATTAGCACTTCAACATTGCTTTTTCTGGTTGTCCTgttttgtgcctcattcaaaaatcagtctggactgaaacactccttataacttcattGTGAATGGCCGGAGCTAATCTGCTGTGGGATGAATATGGATATATACGAATATATTGTTAATGTGCAGGATTAAGCTTATTACTTTTAGAGGATGCTAAAACGTGCAGTTTGTCTGCTTGTCTGAGGAATTACATGGCAAGGAAGGGTGAACAGATGTCACAACACTGACTTTTCAGCATTTATTTGAAATTAAATACTATTTGGACCAAAGAAACAAGtgggacaaaaatgaaaaacaaccgAAATCTGAAGGAGAGCTGGCAGCTGAAAACCACAGGGGCTAGAAAAGTCAGAGATACTTGGTACAATTAGGATAACATATGCGTAATGTTCGATCATGAAGGCACTATTCAGTGGAGCTAATGTCACATATGTGGAAATGGTGTGCAGATGACTTCCAGTGGCTATGCCAGTATGATCCTCACACTCTCCTTCTCCAAGATCCACCTTTGAGTGGCTCTCATGGAAGGGACAGATACAGGCCATTCTGAAAGCAGCGATTAACAgagtttctttagtttttttttttttttaaagaagggcaAAAGAACATCAGTGTGAACAACATCAGCTGCCTGGCAAAAATCTCCTGTAATTCCAGTAGAATCCAAGAAGTTCTTGTCCTGAAAGTAAAGGCAGTTACGTTTTAATGTCCCACGTTATGAGGAATCTCATCAGGGGGTAACAGATGGCTGGTCATCTTAGTGGTCCAGTGAAATCTTCTGCCTTAAAACCATCATAAAAAACAACcaacaaaacaaactaaaaaatcCAAACCAACAAATTTATGGACTGTTTTTAGTGTCTGCACACGCTAAAGCTAACGGTCAACTTCTACGGCTTTTGTTCACCTCATTACCATTTGGTCCGATTACATAAAATAGGTTTGTGTGAATACAATATATGTACACTTCCAAATTCTACCTGACCACCTTTCATCTGGACTATAAtactttttatttgtattttttttttactaaagtctgtaaacactgtacatggcattctaTCATAAAAAACTACACaatgcagaagaagaagaaaaagaaaagttaaaAATGCTCGAAACAACACTTAAAATGCTTGAAATACTCAACTGTCTGGtacaaaaaaaaccaaaacaaaccaaaacaaccaaaaaaaaagcaggcCCCTTTTTCACCCTGTTATTTCCCTTTTAAAATGATAATTCAGTGTGTCCTtcttgtttattaatatttaaatcaacTGTGAAAACAAAACAGGTCATTTTAATAGTTTTGTTTCGTTTAACCATGTGATAAATGTCTCCCAGCTGTCAGAAGATCAGAATGAAGGAACGGGTTCGACAGGGCGTGGGCTGAAAGCACTCTAAAAACTCAAGTTCCTGTAGTCATCACTGTAGGGAGACAATGTGCTCCTTAAAATCAGGGACCTTTCCCAATCTTTCTAACTCTCTAGAATTCACCAGTGTATATATGGTAGGTAGCCACTGTAGCAAGCCAGAAGAGGTCAAAATGAATTCCATTCCAGGCTCTGAAAGGACttctactctcacacacacacacacacacacacacacacacacacacacacacacacacacacacacacatacacacatacagagagagagagagagagagagagagagagagagagagagagagagatgacctGTCTCTTGGCACAGCTGGCCTCTACATGTTTACGGTCACACACTGCGGCTTCTCCTCGAGTCATTCtcctgtcctctcagtgtgtaAGACAGAAAATACAGAGGTCATAGAGCAAAGGGCACGATTCTGAAAGCTGCCCTTTCAGTTGTCCATGATTTTCAGTTTCtgtttgtgtaagtgtgtgtgtgtgtgtgtgtgtgtgtgtgtgtgtgtgtgtgtgtgtgtgtgtgtgtgtgtgtttacttcaGTTCACTTTTGGGTAGATCTTCTCGTAAAAGAAGTTTTGAGCTAGCACATACAGCTCTCCGTCCTTTTCTCGGACGCCGTGAGCTCGGACGAACTGAAACTGCTCCAGAGCAAACTCGTAAAACTCATTCTCCATCTTCCATATGTCCGACTGCTGCAGCTTGGTGATGGACTCTTTAGTGGGAGGCTTCTTCTCACTCGTCTTCCTCAGATGGGACTTCTTTCCTGGGAGAGACACATGAAAACACATGTTTAAGAGAACTGACGTTATTAGCAGACAATGTCAGTGAAAGTACAATGGCAGTTTACAAGcgttactgtatgtgtgtgtatgtgtgtgtatatattatatatatatatatatatatatatatatatatatatatatatatatatatatatatatatatatacacacacacacacacacacacacacacacacgtcatctatactttactggaataattatttttcagctgactttttacttctagTCCTTACATTTTCAAGCATCTGTACTttccacacacatatataattgacataccattctgacaccctatcggtttgtaagcgatccatcgcacctgcacatgtcacgtcacactccagcaagAATATATGTAGCAGACgtatgtagtctagtatgaatatgcccgtggcagagactcaagagaagaGAGTGAAATTAGAGTGAAAATGTCCaaactaagccccacatttacatttcaataaagcttattgatcacatgccTCTGAAGCTGACCTTTTTggcaactactcatcatattttctgcttaatgctcagtagacatagatgctcctttaatatatttgttattgctaaaatgctaaaattaatttttaatgggCAGACATGCAGCTAAAAACCAGTAGTCTAGTGCATGCCAACATGtttcaacattaacactttaatattttattaaagatAAAGATTTTAGCCATTgtggcttttagaaaaaaaagcacTATAGGCACTATAGGCCCCGTGGTGCAGCGTAAGCTTTAggtgtttgttttccttacttacattactttacattacattacacttcTACCAAGTAATTATACCAAGTTATATATGATGTTTGacactaataaatatatatatatatatatatatatatatatatatatatatatatatatatatatatatatatatatatatatatatatatatatgatgtttTCAGGCATCACATCATGATAGTGACACAGTCAGTGTGCTGAATGGTGTGCGGTCAGTGTGTAGAGGATGTTGGGCACCTGTACGGTAGAGTTCAGTGGCCCCTCTGAAGAAGCGTGGCAGCGCTGCCTCCAGCATCATGATAAagtcctccagctcctcagtcaCTCCCACCAGCAGATACTCATTCACCAGATTATACTTAGCCTGCTCCAGAGCCCAGCGACTACCCAcgttcctacacacacacacacacacacacacacacacacacacacacacacacacacacacacacacacacacacacacacacacacacacacacttatttaaCACTACTCACACAAGATCAGGTGATATAACACTAACCTCACACTGTGCTTTTCACAAGCACATTCATCTTAATCCAGATGCCAAACACACTTATGGCCACAATCAATATGGTCTTCTTTTTACCACAGTAAAATTACACTGTCCCTCCAAAAGTCCAGAAACACCTGTATAGATGTCAACTAAATCAACTGCACCCAACTCTGACAAATGTgttcatatgcacacacacatagcttgcaGATTCATATTCAGCTAATATGACCCACCAACACTCTGAATAATGGCCACAGAAAAACGGGATCTGCAGCCAGAGCTTCTCAGGAGCACAGTCCGATCCTCCTGACGATACACATTCATCGAAAGTCTGAAACAGAGTGGAAAAACGAACTCAGATAACAGATCCCACAGCAAAAAGATTTTTGTGTAATAATGGTGCACCAGTGTACTTATTGCAATTTTACTACAAAGTTACTAAAACCCAATACTGAACTCTGCATCATCAAGAACTGGTCATGCACACATCACTTTAAGAGTAGACAAGCTCCAGTTTGCAccgtttatatttgcactaaccTTACCCAGATTTTTGATCTGCTGCATATGTCACTTTATCTTTAATGTCATTTCTTGGACCTCTgtacatatactttattcatacgttttatgtttatttaattgtCTGATGTTTACTGTTGAAATGAAAGTCTGAAAGTAATGCAATTTCAATCCTGTGTATATCCTGCACATATTGCAGttttgacaataaagctgacttaGACAGGTTTATAGAAAGGTAAAGATCAGCCACACTCATCTTGACCACAAATAATTTTCTATTATTGGATCAAGTGAACTCTAATTTAGTACGATTCCACAGAAACTCATTTGGGACATCTCAGCCTTGGTCAAGACACCCACGGAAACATTCAGTGCCTGATCAAAGGACTCAAATTTGCATATTGTAGCATAATGTGATGAGCATTCTAAACACTGCAAATTATTGGAGAAAAGCCCCTTATAAGCATGTCATATATCATATAAGCCCACATACATGTTCCTTAGTGATTTTTTAACTATGTTGAATTCTATGGGAGAAATACAGTAAATGTTGATATTTACAGAATAACAACATAACAACAATACACCCATATGGCAGTGGTGTTGACAGTGTTGTAACTTCCTCTCTGAGCTAGCGGTGAAAGTCAGAACATAAGATACAAGACAGAACACAAGTCAGTCAAGAAGTACTCAGTTTTAGATTTATTGAACAGTTACATAACTAACtgtctattattattttttccccgATTGTTTACAAGGTTGGCTTAGTAGAAAACAGTCATGGCTAAACTTTACAGAATTGCTAAAGTAAAGTAGAAACGTGGGCTAATCACTGAATTTATTTATGTAAGTTTACATTActtttgatatttaatataagCAATCAATTATTTTGGTGTGTAATTAAAGAAAACTCCCTTTTCTATGGAGTTTGTCAGCAGGGTTTGAATGGAAGCCTAATCTATGCGAAACAAAGGGGCACTGCACTGGGTCGAGCAAAAAGGAATTAGAGAGACTATACTCTAAGGCTTCCTGTTCATGATGTAAACTCAACACATGACAGAATAAAAAACTGGATTGTCTATATATTGTAGTGTAGCACACTTTGACATGTGAAGCGGAGGTCTACATCCTGTTTGTACTGTAAGTGACCCAACGTATTGTTACCATTCTACCTCCTGagaatcatatttacatattctCATTGGGCCTAAATATCAAAGAACAGCATAATGTACAGCTCTGGACAAATCAATAAACAAGTGGAAATTTATTCATAACAAAATATCAATAAGAGCAGATTGAATATTAATGACCTGACACTGTAAAACATGCAAGTGCAGCCATTCTACGGAGTTGTACAACTGGCTGGAACTGGGTTGAACCGTCACCCATTACTAACCGGCTGATCTAATAATGATCTAATGCGGTTTTATTGCTAAGCTGCATCCAGTGACCGCAATGTAAGGtacacaataataaaaacactgtattgAATGCTAAAtgtgtataattatatataattgctATATAAATGCTAAATgatgtataattatatataatcataatataacagTATTGCAAAGGCCAGTATTGGGAAAGTCTTACTTTCCATTTTGTTCTATTAGACATTTACACAGAAGTCAGACCTCAAATTCAACCGCAGACACTTTCTCCACCCACCTTTTTGTCCCCTTGCTTTCTCCGTCTGAGGCCAGGCCTGTAGTCGTCTCCAAAGCGCAGGAAGTAGTAATAAGACACGAGACGCTCAATGGGGTCACGCACCACATTAATATAGATGGGCTTCCCCCTCACGCCAAACCTGCGGcataaaatacatttgcagaaaagattaaatgcaaaaaaagggGGTTACACATCTTATTTTCCAAGGCATTGTTTCAAAGCAGCTTTCCTAAAAATGGGAGTCCACCCCCTAAGATTGCGCACCAATCTcctataattaataaataaataaataaataaataaaaataaataaataaaaagagcaCCTACATCCTCCATCACTATCCGCTGGATCATACCAGACAGTGCAGACACAAGCAGaacaataaatattaaatactgaCTAAGATTTTTCCTTTTCCACCGTTATGAGATAATATTTTGAGGCTTTGTAGCTCACCATATTATATATGTGAGATAATTAAGCGCacacgcaaaaaccttgcatctgcAAAAGGGCAACTTTACTGGAGAAGCAAAAAACCTTAACGTTTAGtgaaggtcaatgtaaaaaagactTCATTACTCAAAGTCATCTTGGAGCTTTTCAATTGGTCCATcgatcatgacattttgatacaatgcagattcacattatgccagAAAGGTACaaatggacatacaaggtttttgcacgaCAGCACTGATATTTCACCCTGGGTTTTCAGAGAGAAGGTCTAGAGAAGGTCTGCTGCAATATCTTCCtcaaccactagagggcagcaacAGCCCTGAAAGCAGAGCTCAAGTCCTCAGTGAGTTTGCAAGCATCCCTGCCAGCATTACCTACCAACAGGCAGGTGCTTTCATTTAGTAATACAAAGCAGCAAACACAGCTGTATTAAGGTCCCTGTTACTCTTTACTCAATCCTATACAACATAGATTGCAACATTGCTCAGCCACAACTGTCCCTCTGCTGCAGAAACAGTAACAGATGCTGGGAGACAAACAGTGCTCCACTTCACCCCAAAGGAGCACGATCACTCCAGAAAACACACCCTTTATTTCCCACTAGCCAATGGTTGGTATTGGGCTTGGAGACCTTAGTTTCCATTGAAAAGTAGCAGTGTCTGAGCATACGTCAATGGAatggggtgtctggatacttttggacatacagtacagtgtaaCAGAGCAATATTATatggtcatgtgaaaaaaatagGACAAATAAGAACTAAAGactaaagtttgccagagaatATCTAAAGTATggggagtgtctggatacttttcaACATGCAGTATATCGCTTAGGCCATatcatttttgtgtgtttttagttttctccatggtttgaaccctgtagctgctctgtacactgtgttaaTAATActggatgaacggaccaatagaaatgctctaaattacttcgAAAaagtcttattttacattgacttccattcaaagcttAGAACATTTTTCTAAACTTGGGCAGCCTCCTTCTGATTGTAGATACATGCTCTGTCACATCAACTGTGATGAGAGCTACTAGTCATTTTAAGCTTGTTGGAGGCTTCCTTacgcatcttgtggtctgctcttgggctaaATGTGTAAGGATGGACTGACATGACAGTTGTTTTACATGTTCACCAGTTGTAACTGTTTTCCAGACTGTGGCACGTCTGATTTCTTACTGTTccgagatctttttaaatccctttttCAGACTCACATGCATGTACAAACCTTTTTACTGAAGGCATCAACAAGACATTTGTTCAGTTTTATTAGTTGAATTgtcaatattattaatataaagattggacgtccagatgtttaaatgtgttcaAAAACGGTATAATTACCAGACTCAAATGTCTGGAAATGAAAAGACACTCACTTGGTGAAGTCCAGATAGGCTACATGGCCATGGTAGAAGCCTGGTTTCATCTCTTTCCAGGTGGTCACATTCTTCACAAATCTCAcctgaaaaaacacacaaactcgTCTAAGCAAAAGTATATGACACACACAGATCATATGACATGAAGTAATTTAGGAAAATATTCAACCTTCTTCTTGGGTGTTCTATTTGTTGTCAGCAGGGTCACAGTTATGGATCATGATGCATTTTCACACCCTTCTCAAATGAGATCATTCTGTGCTCATGATAGGAAGCACTGCTCTCCCATAGTGCTCTTGCTGTTCATTTTCTTTGCCTGTGACCATTTCCACAACCTAGCTGAAGTATCTTCAACAAAAAGCAGAACTAAATGCACACTGCATTCACTGCATACGCCATATGGACAATAGTATTCGGACACGCCTCTTGATCACTGAGTTCAGGTGTTTCATgtagtcccattgccacaggtgtataaacccAAGCACCTAGCcgtgcagtctgcctttacacacattccTGAAacaatgggtggttctaaaaagTTTACTAAATTCCAGTGTTgtactgtatgtaataggatTCCATCTTTATCAACAAGCCAGGTGGTGAAAATTCATATAGATATAGAGATATTCCTTGACTAAATGTGAGTGGTATTACTGACAAGCCAGTGGCCACAAAGTGGGAGACCACCTAcagctacagagcggggtctCCAACAAGTGTTGAGGCTCATAGTGCATACAAGTCACCAACCCTCTGCTGACTATATCGGAATAACTGCAAGtgagttccaaacctgctgttagagctgcaaaggggggtAAACGCTacattaatgcctatggattaagatgggatgtcataaaagctcctgtaggtgtaatatgtatgtgtcccaatacttttgtccatgcagtgtatATAGGTTGTAAATATAAAACTATACTATACAAGGTTTCCATATACCTGCTCGTACAACATTCCTTCCAAAATCTGAGAAGGCTTTCGACTAAAtattggaacactgctgtgaggatttgattgcattcagtcccctgagcatcagtgagctcaggtgctggatgttggataatcagtTCTGGATCGCAAACCACACTccaactggatggagctccgtcAATCCAGATAACGCAGTTCCAGTTTGCCCTACAGCTCAAGGCAGGTGGGGCTTTACACACCTGGAACAGATACTGGACATTGGGCACAAGGACCTAATTAGGGAACAGGTGTCAAAGTCTATAAGCTGCAGCGTATCCAGCCAATGCACATTTTTATCTACTACACTGTGCACAGCCCAGCAGAACCCACAACACAGAACACCATCCCAGCAAAGCAACAGTGACTCTGTGCAGGTTGTTAAGAGTAGCCTTGCACACACCGAACAGCGACATCTCTCTTTAACACCTCCCACCCCTGGCCCCCGGCTGCGTTCTTCAGGGAGAAACAGGCAGGTCTGGGTTTCTGCGCAGGCGAAGCAGTGCGGAGAGAAGCTGGACCAGGTATTACCTCAGCTAAGAAGCGCACAAATAACACCTGTCTTCACTCGCTTACAGGCATTATTCTCCATGTAGCGGATATCTGTGACATGAATACAAATGCAGGaagacaagcacacacacaggcattcagacacacacacacacacacacacacacacacacacacacacacacacacacacacacacacacacacagaaaatcaGACACTCATGAACagtctggctctcacagacaaaggcacaaacacacacacaagcacaggcCAGTGGCCTGCAGTGCTCTCTGGCCTGCCAATGCTGACACACTGAGCAGTACCCtcgtaaaataaaataaagggtGCTTTACAGGGTTCTTTTAGcggtgccacagaagaaccatattgtttcataaagaacctttttggtaCCTTTAGGTTTTTCATCCATACAGCTCTATTACAAAATTGGTTTTCCTATGGCATTGACTAATATGGCATCCTTACTTTTGAAGAGCGTAAgggattaaaaataaataaggtaAGGTGATTCAAACACAGCTATGGAACACAGCatttttcagcacagcagtggagAGAAACATAAGGGGGGGCAACACGAATAATGGCTCTGCTGTTAGACTTTTTTTCATGCATGAGCAGCAagctttcccttttttttttttttttttttattacgcCACTTTCCTCCACTCAAACTGTTCTAAACAGAAAGCAGAAAATGGCATCTGTCTGCTGCCATCGAGTCGGCCACATGCTGCCGCCATTCAAACACCCCCCCAAAACCAAAGTGTGGTCTATTTtgcttcattctttctttccctgTTCTTTAAACATGGCTCTGCACCACTGGCTGGCCCACCGAGAGGCAGCACTGATGGAGGGTTATGAATAACTGGAGTGGAATCAGAGATGAGGAAGATCATTAGAGAGAACAACGCAGAAACGCAGGGTTCACTGCACCTCCCTCGCCCAGCCTGTTTTAAAGACAAAGTCTGAAATATGGTGTCTGAGCTATTTAGTCGTAGCTAAATCATCCTACGCTTGGCTCACAGTAACAGCAATGTATGGGTTCAGCAAATGAGCGAGTCTAAGATTATATGAGGGACACTCACTGCCTAAAAGGTTAGGAAAGTGAGCTTGGGACTGTAAGGTTGCTGGGTTGATCCTTTGGGCAGATTCCGGCACAGCTTTGAGATttacctgttaattgccaggtttggtaggcctgttagagcagggaaatcaccataCTGTGCTTGACTCCAACCcccattgcccacccctgccctGGACCAACAGGAAGCAGGGTTGGGAGGAGTCAAGGAACAGCACTTTCACATCCCTCAACTTTCATTTGAGGTGCTTTTAACCCCCAGTGGCTGCCTAC from Salminus brasiliensis chromosome 7, fSalBra1.hap2, whole genome shotgun sequence encodes:
- the hs2st1b gene encoding heparan sulfate 2-O-sulfotransferase 1 is translated as MHVKRPVIFMGLLRIMMPPKFQLLALLAFGVAVLFIENQIRKLEESREKLERTIARHEVREVEQRQTHDVVRDWPALPESDDLVIIYNRVPKTASTSFTNIAYDLCGKNRFHVLHINTTKNNPVMSLQDQVRFVKNVTTWKEMKPGFYHGHVAYLDFTKFGVRGKPIYINVVRDPIERLVSYYYFLRFGDDYRPGLRRRKQGDKKTFDECVSSGGSDCAPEKLWLQIPFFCGHYSECWNVGSRWALEQAKYNLVNEYLLVGVTEELEDFIMMLEAALPRFFRGATELYRTGKKSHLRKTSEKKPPTKESITKLQQSDIWKMENEFYEFALEQFQFVRAHGVREKDGELYVLAQNFFYEKIYPKVN